Proteins encoded in a region of the Enoplosus armatus isolate fEnoArm2 chromosome 16, fEnoArm2.hap1, whole genome shotgun sequence genome:
- the pex1 gene encoding peroxisomal ATPase PEX1 has product MFSNQGIQPVTVVFNNTKNCFLHLPSKLTSHLSLNENQVLELSWGHGSPVFLSWTQNRTSSSLDSLKVELCRQLGEKLGLKDGEQGFLRPCHQVSSVHQVFVEPLSSDDWEILELHSAALEQQLLDQIRVVFQDAVFPVWVDSHTAIYIQIASLSPSVPYGRLEQFTELVVSPKNRAGIGSFSGSPVRTTEKQHFHRQQSMDQSSPSGPPLESPSPVPQSHQWGGIADLKSLLRYMITGTYDPVKELPPVPDVPALLTDSIHRVCGAPPDSLCTISHVATGVIHSFPWSHGENTGLAGGQSPVTYGLLSKVLSPKEARDRAKQAMEKKKNTGVTKVAATSDVGEEKEEEETMVVRVVCHGTETQAGKERSHSKGEIHSGRVWIPQPLASRLNITPHSTVRIKPVKSPIKVAFSIRLQPLKPLPEEDDEEIQTAFLGWLHTQSHEPLACLTARSGNILLHGTDAKLEFALTVLKPEPESDPPDQLFLLAPAFVQKEDIQVDREPVTVPAVKSIAETLNPELPSLSILGGIDELSKTGFEFISHSLLGSPLSRELGASGRGLRGGALLITGAKGNGKSTLSRALCRKAREDLDAHVEVVDCKKLQGKRAETVRQMLQDIFEQAEWRQPSVVLLDDLDRMTGAPTSPEHEHGPEALLQQHIAQSLKDVVDEVVVHSRLVCLIITSQSEHSLHPSLTEVQGSHFIQGSVHMQPPDQAQRAEILRCLILRKNSLSEETLQTLDLAAVAKETEGYTAQDLGLLLERAIHANSVQRGDQGVCLSWRDFAQALKGFTPPSLWGVDLHTPSGVGLERVGGLREVRQQLMDTILLPAKYPILFSSLPIRHRSGILLYGAPGTGKTLLARAVAKDSGMNFISIKGPELLSKYIGASEQGVRDVFQRAQAAKPCILFFDEFDSLAPRRGHDSTGVTDRVVNQLLTQLDGVEGLQGVYVLAATSRPDLIDPALLRPGRLDKSLYCPPPDLEARVEILKALSAGVALAADVDLEQLAAATEQFTGADLKALLYNAQLEAVHSSLGSSTAHELTSGSDSDMSLSSMMFPNNSSGSDDSVGEEQTMVLLEPSELQAEDEQHRGNVWRLYFGSSYESELGNSPISGLNSQGVSGPNSMTHDFTRASVRDPGGSLPPVYMSSLQSGYEELGPEQLERLQQDINNIKKNYRRANEDCVQVHSASSQPGLLLGQAHVNSALAATRPSLSKADWNRYTKLYESFGGAGDGKSPHSVTFRPGQRVTLA; this is encoded by the exons ATGTTCAGTAATCAGGGCATTCAACCagtaactgttgtttttaacaacacaaaaaacTGCTTTCTTCACCTTCCCTCGAAGTTGACGTCACATCTTTCCCTGAACGAG aaCCAGGTTTTGGAGTTGTCCTGGGGCCATGGATCTCCAGTGTTCCTCAGCTGGACTCAAAACAGAACCTCCTCCAGCCTGGACAGCCTTAAAGTGGAGCTGTGTCGACAACTGGGAGAAAAGCTGGGTCTGAAAGACGGAGAGCAG GGCTTCCTGAGACCATGTCACCAGGTCTCATCAGTGCATCAAGTGTTTGTGGAGCCTCTGTCATCTGATGACTGGGAAATCTTG GAGCTCCACAGTGCAGCACTGGAGCAGCAACTGCTGGATCAGATCAGAGTGGTTTTCCAAGatgctgtgtttcctgtgtgggtggacagCCACACAGCCATCTACATCCAAATAG CATCACTTTCGCCGTCTGTGCCCTATGGTCGCTTGGAGCAGTTCACAGAACTAGTTGTCTCTCCTAAGAACCGTGCTGGAATTGGCAGCTTCAGTGGTTCTCCAGTGAGGACCACCGAGAAACAGCATTTTCACAGACAGCAAAGTATGGATCAATCTTCCCCCTCAGGACCGCCATTAGAAAGTCCCTCCCCTGTCCCTCAAAGCCACCAGTGGGGTGGCATAGCTGACCTGAAGAGCCTGTTACGCTATATGATAACAGGTACTTATGACCCGGTTAAAGAGCTACCACCTGTACCCGACGTCCCTGCCCTCCTCACTGACTCTATCCATAGAGTGTGCGGTGCACCTCCAGACTCTCTTTGCACTATAAGCCACGTTGCAACTGgtgttattcattcatttccttgGAGCCATGGGGAGAATACTGGGCTAGCTGGAGGTCAGTCTCCAGTAACTTATGGCCTCCTCTCCAAAGTCCTCTCCCCTAAAGAGGCGAGGGACAGAGCCAAGCAGGccatggagaagaagaagaacacaggaGTTACTAAAGTTGCTGCTACTTCAGATgtaggagaggagaaggaagaagaggaaaccATGGTGGTCAGAGTGGTGTGCCATGGTACTGAGACGCAAGCAGGCAAGGAAAGAAGTCACAGCAAGGGAGAGATCCATAGTGGAAGAGTATGG ATCCCACAGCCCCTGGCCAGCAGGTTGAATATCACCCCACATTCAACAGTTAGAATTAAGCCAGTCAAATCACCAATCAAAGTAGCCTTCTCTATTCGCCTACAGCCCCTAAAACCACTG cctgaggaggatgatgaggagatCCAGACAGCTTTCCTTGGTTGGCTGCACACTCAGAGTCATGAACCTTTAGCCTGTCTGACTGCACGGTCTGGCAACATCCTCCTACATGGAACTGATG CAAAGTTAGAGTTTGCTTTAACTGTGCTGAAACCGGAACCAGAGAGTGACCCTCCAGACCAGCTGTTTTTACTAGCACCCGCTTTTGTCCAGAAGGAAGACATACAG GTAGACAGAGAGCCAGTTACCGTGCCAGCTGTGAAATCTATAGCTGAAACGCTCAACCCAGAGCTTCCCTCCCTCAGTATTCTTGG TGGGATCGATGAGCTCAGTAAGACTGGATTTGAGTTCATCTCCCACAGCCTTCTGGGTAGTCCCCTCTCACGAGAGCTTGGTGCGTCTGGACGGGGACTCAGAGGGGGAGCTCTACTCATCACTGGTGCTAAG GGAAATGGAAAGAGTACTCTGTCCCGAGCCCTCTGTAGAAAAGCTAGAGAAGATCTGGATGCACATGTGGAGGTGGTGGACTGCAAAAAACTACAAG gcaAAAGGGCAGAAACAGTGAGACAGATGCTGCAGGATATTTTTGAACAGGCAGAGTGGAGGCAGCCTTCAGTTGTTCTCCTCGATGACCTGGACCGTATGACTGGGGCACCAACCTCACCTGAGCATGAGCATGGTCCTGAggcactgctgcagcagcacattgCACAGA GTCTGAAGGACGTGGTGGATGAGGTGGTGGTTCACTCCCGCCTGGTGTGTCTGATCATCACCAGCCAGAGTGAGcactccctccacccctccttgACCGAGGTGCAGGGGTCCCACTTCATCCAGGGTTCTGTGCACATGCAGCCACCGGAccag GCTCAAAGAGCAGAAATCCTGCGCTGTCTGATCCTCAGAAAAAACAGCCTATCTGAGGAGACCTTACAGACTCTAGACCTGGCAGCTGTTGCCAAGGAGACGGAGGGATACACGGCCCAAGACCTAGGACTACTGTTGGAGCGGGCCATTCATGCAAACTCTGTACAAAGAGGTGACCAGG gtgtgtgtctgtcgtGGAGGGACTTTGCACAGGCTCTCAAGGGATTCACGCCCCCCTCACTGTGGGGTGTAGACCTCCACACCCCAAGTGGAGTTGGGctggagagggtgggggggctgaGGGAGGTGCGACAGCAGCTAATGGACACCATCCTGCTCCCTGCTAAG TATCCCATCCTGTTCTCCAGTCTCCCTATCCGCCATCGCTCAGGAATATTGTTGTACGGAGCTCCTGGTACAGGGAAGACCCTCCTGGCCAGGGCCGTGGCCAAAGACAGTGGTATGAACTTCATCAGCATCAAG GGACCTGAACTCCTGAGTAAGTACATTGGAGCGAGTGAGCAGGGAGTCCGTGATGTCTTTCAGAG GGCCCAAGCCGCCAAGCCATGCATCCTGTTCTTCGATGAGTTTGACTCTCTGGCCCCCAGGAGGGGCCACGACAGCACAGGTGTAACCGACCGTGTGGTCAACCAGCTCCTCACCCAGCTGGACGGGGTGGAGGGACTGCAGG gtgtgtatgtgcttgcagCCACCAGCCGTCCAGATCTGATTGACCCGGCCCTGCTGAGACCTGGACGACTAGACAAGTCCCTCTACTGCCCGCCTCCTGACCTG GAGGCTCGTGTGGAGATCCTGAAGGCTCTGAGCGCCGGCGTCGCCCTGGCTGCAGATGTGGACCTGGAGCAGCTGGCAGCAGCGACTGAGCAGTTCACCGGGGCAGACCTGAAGGCCCTGCTCTACAACGCCCAGCTGGAGGCCGTCCACAGCAGCCTGGGCTCTAGCACAGCGCAT GAGTTGACCTCTGGCTCAGACAGCGACATGAGCTTGTCCTCCATGATGTTCCCCAACAACAGCAGTGGCTCAGATGATTCAGTGGGGGAGGAGCAAACCATGGTTCTCCTGGAGCCCAGTGAGCTTCAAGCAGAGGATGAACAACATCGCGGCAACGTCTGGAGACTCTACTTTGGAAGCTCCTACGAGTCAGAGTTGGGGAATTCACCGATTTCAGGATTG AACTCCCAGGGCGTCTCTGGACCAAACTCCATGACCCATGACTTTACAAGAGCATCAGTTCGTGACCCCGGTGGCTCACTCCCACCTGTCTACATGTCCTCCCTCCAGAGCGGGTACGAAGAACTCGGCCCAGAACAGCTGGAGCGCCTGCAACAAGACATTAATAACATCAAGAAGAACTACAGGAGAGCCAAC GAGGACTGTGTCCAGGTACATTCGGCCTCCAGCCAGCCGGGCCTGCTGCTGGGTCAGGCTCATGTGAACTCCGCCCTTGCTGCGACCAGACCGTCTCTCAGCAAAGCCGACTGGAACAGATACACAAAACT gtaTGAATCATTTGGTGGTGCAGGAGACGGAAAATCTCCTCACTCAGTCACATTCAGACCTGGACAACGTGTGACTTTAGCTTAA
- the rbm48 gene encoding RNA-binding protein 48, translating to MAAPVRNSSGCWGVPEVYKHHEQRKVCISRPKYRDGRKGKAVKVYTINLESRYLMLQGVPAIGVMTELIQLCALYGAVEEYRPLDEYPAEEFTEVYLVKFQKLTSARAAKRHMDEKSFYGGVLHVCYVPEYETVEDTRLKLQDRRRYVIRAVQNKAREKEQKEAVNEEPTSSDTATTSETIITRHEKTSDNHSTGETSNIGHYSGFPLLPLPPQEHHYYGHKYQHVTIPTEDKMGTLHNAIINTKQQPAQSSSSSQTSSDRDRGTEHRVTSDQSSAVRFVPRTTHLENRKRKMEEAAELSATDVTRNNEPLIGPKLPEPPKLDMEDKSLNTTVCLIRNTMKQLGSVPDLKPVEKKVKPRRRI from the exons ATGGCGGCACCTGTCAGAAACAGTTCAGGCTGTTGGGGCGTCCCAGAGGTTTATAAACACCATGAACAGCGAAAAGTATGCATTTCTCGACCAAAATATAGAGACGGAAGGAAAGGGAAGGCTGTTAAG GTGTACACCATCAATTTAGAGTCTCGTTACCTGATGCTCCAAGGGGTCCCAGCCATTGGAGTGATGACAGAGCTGATCCAACTGTGTGCCCTGTATGGAGCTGTGGAGGAGTACAGGCCCCTGGACGAGTACCCTGCCGAGGAGTTCACGGAGGTCTACCTCGTCAAGTTCCAGAAACTCACCAGTGCCAG aGCAGCCAAACGACACATGGATGAGAAGAGTTTCTATGGTggtgtgctgcatgtgtgctACGTCCCAGAATATGAGACTGTGGAAGACACCAGGCTAAAGCTGCAGGACAGGAGGAGATATGTAATAAGGGCTGTTCAGAATAAAG caagagaaaaagaacagaagGAGGCCGTAAACGAGGAGCCCACGTCATCAGACACAGCCACCACATCAGAGACGATCATCACCAGACATGAAAAAACCTCTGACAATCATAGTACAGGGGAGACTTCAAACATCGGCCATTATTCAGGCTTCCCTCTACTGCCATTACCTCCCCAGGAACATCATTACTACGGACATAAATATCAACACGTGACTATACCAACAGAGGACAAAATGGGGACATTACATAATGCTATCattaacacaaaacagcagccaGCGCAGAGTTCAAGCTCCAGCCAGACCTcttcagacagagacagaggcacagAACACAGAGTGACATCAGATCAGTCTTCTGCAGTCAGATTTGTCCCAAGGACCACACACTTGGAGAACAGGAAACGCAAGATGGAAGAGGCTGCAGAGCTCTCAGCGACAGATGTTACAAGAAACAACGAGCCACTTATTGGGCCAAAGCTACCAGAACCACCTAAACTGGACATGGAGGATAAGTCACTGAACACAACTGTTTGCCTGATCAGGAACACAATGAAACAG TTGGGATCAGTTCCTGACCTCAAACCCGTGGAGAAAAAGGTGAAACCACGTCGTCGGATTTGA
- the clxn gene encoding calaxin — MSEMSAMNRKLIQTLAETISKQVEHFNKTEVECLIREFNVLLGEPTIPGRAANGLDRGKFRSILHNIFGMTDDMIMDGVFRTFDKDNDGFVSMKEWIEGLSVFLRGTLNERIRYCFHVYDLNGDNYISREEMFHMLKNSLIRQPTEEDPDEGIKDLVEITLKKMDHDHDGRLSFTDFEKAVREENLLLEAFGTCLSDTTSIEAFEQHVFQEHLEQ; from the exons ATGTCCGAAATGTCTGCTATGAACAGAAAGTTGATACAAACTCTCGCTGAAACAATCTCAAAACAAGTGGAGCACT TCAATAAAACAGAGGTGGAGTGCCTCATCCGGGAGTTTAACGTGCTTCTGGGGGAGCCGACCATCCCTGGACGAGCAGCTAACGGCCTGGACAGAGGGAAGTTCAGGAGCATACTGCACAACATCTTTGGGATGACCGACGACATGATTATGGATGGAG TCTTCAGGACATTTGACAAAGATAATGACGGCTTTGTCAGTATGAAAGAATGGATTGAGGGACTGTCTGTTTTCCTTCGAGGGACCTTGAATGAAAGAATTAGAT ACTGCTTTCATGTGTATGACTTGAACGGTGACAACTACATCTCCAGAGAGGAGATGTTTCACATGCTGAAGAACAGCCTCATCAGACAGCCCACAGAGGAGGACCCCGACGAAGGAATCAAAGACCTGGTGGAGATCACGCTCAAGAAGATG gaCCATGACCATGATGGCAGACTATCTTTCACTGACTTTGAAAaggcagtgagagaggagaatCTCTTACTTGAGGCTTTTGGAACCTGCCTCTCTGACACCACG aGTATTGAGGCATTTGAGCAGCATGTATTTCAGGAACATCTGGAACAATGA
- the sytl1 gene encoding synaptotagmin-like protein 1 produces the protein MEGEQVDSSLDLSHLTEEEQTTILQVIERDLELRRLDEGRVRILQETETDPARLRYLSGAWFTEERCKRHHNRTSGCTLVHATIRHRKTKSRDLPLIEVFNGEREETFQNNNTSPEAERRLKDSKEEESEGSQGGLKPTPAPRTKSPVAQGLLHRNSSSSKECERRSNGHSEEPEEDFDGHNGDTDSMSSSLTEPDPTSLKTSSSTGSLHSGYTLSGSMMSLFSTGDFGAVEVRGRIQFSLAYDTQKEELQIQVYRCEDIASARKNRSDAYVKAYLLPDKSSHSKKKTSVKKKTLNPVYDQTLRYKVRIGELRSRTLNLSVWHAEPLGRNIFLGEVEVFLGLWDWTCTQPLWQDLQPRVNLSPDSISSRGTIVLSIKFIPDGFEGGGLPLTGELHIWLREAQGLLSNKGGPIDSFVRSYILPDASRQSGQKTRVAKRSISPTYNHTMVYDGFHTSDLRDACAELTVWQREGLKMHILGGIRLSCGTGQSYGEAVSWMDSTEEEITVWTSMIENPNHWIDTTLPIRTNLSHRFE, from the exons aTGGAGGGGGAGCAGGTTGACTCTTCTCTTGACTTGAGCCACctgacagaagaagagcagacCACCATCCTGCAGGTCATAGAGCGTGACTTGGAGTTGCGTCGTCTTGATGAAGGACGTGTAAG GATCCTccaggagacagagacagacccGGCACGCCTGCGCTACCTGTCCGGGGCATGGTTCACCGAGGAGCGCTGCAAACGCCATCACAACCGGACGTCGGGCTGCACGCTCGTCCACGCCACCATACGccacaggaagacaaagagcAGAG ATCTGCCCCTGATTGAAGTGTtcaacggagagagagaggaaacctTTCAGAACAACAACACCTCTCCTGAGGCCGAGAGACGACTAAAGGACAGCAAAGAAGAGGAAAGTGAAGG gagtCAAGGTGGTTTGAAACCTACACCCGCACCCAGAACAAAAAGTCCCGTAGCACAg GGCCTCCTGCATAGAAATAGTTCGTCATCCAAAG AGTGTGAAAGGAGAAGTAATGGCCACTCAGAGGAACCTGAG gAAGACTTCGACGGTCACAATGGGGACACTGACTCTATGAGCAGCAGCCTGACGGAGCCAGATCCAACCTCTCTCAAAACTAGCAGCTCCACCGGCAGCCTTCATTCGGGCTACAcg CTCAGTGGCAGCATGATGAGTCTGTTCAGCACGGGGGATTTTGGAGCGGTGGAGGTGAGGGGCCGTATCCAATTCTCATTGGCTTACGACACCCAGAAGGAGGAGCTGCAAATCCAAGTGTATCGCTGCGAGGACATCGCCTCAGCGCGTAAGAACCGCTCTGACGC gTATGTAAAAGCCTATCTCTTGCCAGACAAGTCGAGTCACAGTAAGAAGAAAActtcagtgaagaagaagacactaAACCCAGTCTATGATCAGACGCTCAGA TATAAAGTGCGTATCGGAGAGCTGCGGAGCCGGACCTTGAATCTTTCTGTGTGGCACGCTGAGCCCCTGGGGAGGAACATATTTctgggggaggtggaggtgttTCTGGGCCTCTGGGATTGGACCTGCACTCAGCCACTGTGGCAAGACCTGCAGCCGCGG GTTAATTTGAGTCCAGACTCCATTAGTAGTCGTGGGACCATCGTGCTCTCTATTAAGTTCATCCCTGACGGATTTGAGG gtgGTGGTCTGCCTCTGACAGGAGAGCTTCACATCTGGCTTCGGGAGGCTCAAGGTCTCCTGTCCAACAAAGGGGGCCCTATAGACTCCTTTGTTAGAAG CTACATACTCCCAGATGCCAGTCGGCAGAGTGGCCAGAAGACACGGGTGGCGAAGCGCTCCATCAGCCCCACCTACAACCACACCATGGTGTACGATGGCTTCCACACCAGCGACCTGAGAGACGCCTGCGCTGAGCTGACGGTCTGGCAGCGCGAAGGGTTAAAAATGCATATCCTAGGAGGGATTCGACTGAGCTGTGGAACTG GTCAGAGTTATGGGGAGGCCGTCAGCTGGATGGACTCCACAGAAGAGGAGATCACTGTGTGGACCTCCATGATCGAAAACCCAAACCACTGGATCGACACAACACTACCAATCAGAACTAACCTCTCACACCGGTTCGAGTGA
- the cd164l2 gene encoding CD164 sialomucin-like 2 protein, whose amino-acid sequence MQQLLLKVLCSTLLLLAVGPSVYSQSDCSQAESCDLCVGDSMLNLTGCVWRLCPGGNDTGMCVTDEGNSADNGMNCSWTRVSELCTVVETVAEGGGEGDSGDGGNTNSSPEFSQAKFDMSSFIGGIILVLCVQAGGLLAMRFLKSKEQSSYDPM is encoded by the exons ATGCAGCAGCTGCTATTGAAGGTCCTCTGCTCCACACTGCTGCTTCTAGCAGTGGGGCCCTCTGTGTACTCACAGTCAG ATTGTTCTCAAGCCGAGTCATGTGACCTGTGCGTCGGAGACTCCATGCTCAACCTGACAGGCTGTGTCTGGAGGCTTTGTCCAGGTg GTAATGATACAGgcatgtgtgtgactgatgaGGGAAACTCAGCAGACAACGGCATGAACTGTAGCTGGACGAGAGTGTCTGAGTTGTGCACAG TTGTAGAGACTGTggctgagggaggaggtgaaggtgaCTCAG GTGATGGAGGTAACACCAACTCATCCCCAGAGTTCTCCCAGGCCAAGTTTGACATGTCCAGTTTCATCGGAGGCATCATACTcgtgctgtgtgtgcaggcaggcGGCCTCTTAGCCATGCGCTTCCTCAAATCAAAAGAGCAGAGCAGCTATGACCCCATGTGA
- the gpr3 gene encoding G protein-coupled receptor 3: protein MILNATDLGWDESSGADPFFPLDQLDSSPPYEVPPLTVWGVALCVSGTLIATENAIVVTTILATPSLRAPVFLLLASLGLADLLAGVALVLHFLFLFCVEPSDWSELLTSGLLVTSLTASLCSLMGVALDRYLSLSHALTYGSSQSRHRAAILLLLVWLGACVIGAGPAMGWHCLEEPNSCSVARPLTRTYLSLLCGGFLVVVMVTLQLYAGICRVARRHAHAIATQRHFLPANQSYASKHSSGRGFSRLILVLSVFVGCWMPFSLWGLLGDASSPPLYTYATLVPAAGGSLLNPILYSLRNKDIRKVLLQACCPHRCAHNTHIHYPVDV from the coding sequence ATGATCCTGAACGCCACTGACCTGGGCTGGGATGAGTCCTCAGGTGCAGATCCCTTCTTCCCTCTGGACCAACTGGATAGCTCGCCTCCATATGAAGTCCCGCCCCTCACAGTGTGGGGCGTTGCACTATGTGTTTCAGGAACTCTCATTGCCACTGAAAATGCAATAGTTGTCACCACCATCTTGGCCACCCCATCTCTCCGCGCccctgttttcctgctgctggCGAGCCTCGGACTGGCTGATCTCCTGGCCGGTGTTGCTTTGGTCctgcacttcctcttcctgttctgCGTGGAGCCCAGTGATTGGTCAGAATTGCTGACCTCAGGACTGCTGGTGACATCACTGACTGCCTCGCTCTGTAGCCTGATGGGTGTTGCTTTGGACCGATACCTGTCTTTGAGCCACGCCCTCACCTATGGTTCAAGCCAATCGCGTCACAGGGCCGCAatcctcctgctgctggtctGGTTGGGCGCATGTGTCATCGGGGCGGGACCTGCAATGGGATGGCACTGTCTAGAAGAGCCAAACTCCTGTTCTGTAGCACGACCTCTGACTCGGACATATCTATCGCTGCTGTGTGGTGGCTTCCTGGTAGTTGTCATGGTAACCCTGCAATTGTACGCTGGCATCTGTCGTGTGGCAAGGCGGCATGCCCACGCCATTGCTACCCAGAGGCACTTCCTCCCTGCCAACCAATCATATGCAAGCAAGCACAGCAGTGGGAGGGGCTTCTCTCGGTTAATCCTGgtcctcagtgtgtttgtgggctgTTGGATGCCTTTCTCCCTCTGGGGGCTGCTGGGAGACGCGTCCAGCCCTCCTCTGTACACTTATGCCACCCTGGTGCCGGCAGCAGGCGGGTCGCTGCTGAACCCAATACTCTACAGTCtgagaaacaaagacattcGCAAGGTGCTGCTCCAGGCCTGCTGCCCCCATAGATgcgcacacaacacacacatacactaccCTGTTGATGTGTAG